One window of the Pantoea cypripedii genome contains the following:
- a CDS encoding ABC transporter permease, with protein sequence MSLVDYAAARLSSRRKHRWHGVQLQPGLWLAWVVMILALLAAFAPGLFSHFSPTEGIAGAQRLPPQATYWLGTDQLGRDLFTRIVYGASQSLAAAFAAVAMGLIVGTALGVIAGAVGQRTETLLMRLVDVLLSIPSLLLSLSILILLGFGTVHAALAVGIASIASFARLARGEVVRVRRSEFVEAAYGSGGSFWTVLWRHILPNSLTAVIAYAALQFGQAILALSTLSFLGYGTPPPTPEWGLLIAEGRNYLATAWWLTIFPGIVVVAVVLAANRISQQLAGGTK encoded by the coding sequence ATGAGTCTGGTGGATTACGCGGCGGCCCGTCTGAGTTCGCGCAGGAAACATCGCTGGCACGGCGTACAACTGCAACCCGGCCTTTGGCTGGCATGGGTGGTGATGATACTGGCGCTACTGGCGGCTTTTGCGCCCGGATTGTTTAGCCACTTCAGCCCCACGGAAGGCATTGCTGGCGCACAGCGCCTGCCTCCGCAGGCAACTTACTGGCTCGGTACTGACCAGTTAGGCCGCGATCTGTTCACCCGCATCGTTTATGGCGCATCGCAGTCGCTGGCGGCGGCATTTGCTGCGGTGGCGATGGGCCTGATTGTCGGCACCGCACTGGGCGTGATCGCCGGAGCGGTCGGGCAGCGCACCGAAACCTTACTGATGCGGCTGGTGGATGTACTGCTCTCCATCCCGTCCCTGCTGCTCTCGCTGAGCATCCTGATTTTGCTGGGTTTTGGCACGGTACACGCTGCGCTGGCGGTGGGGATTGCTTCCATTGCCAGTTTCGCCCGCCTGGCGCGCGGTGAAGTGGTACGCGTGCGGCGTAGCGAGTTTGTCGAGGCTGCCTACGGCAGTGGCGGCAGTTTCTGGACCGTGCTGTGGCGGCATATCCTGCCGAATTCGCTGACAGCAGTGATCGCCTACGCGGCATTGCAATTTGGTCAGGCGATTCTGGCGCTTTCAACTCTGAGTTTTCTCGGCTATGGCACGCCGCCACCGACCCCGGAATGGGGGTTACTGATCGCTGAAGGCCGCAACTATCTGGCAACCGCCTGGTGGCTGACGATCTTCCCCGGCATTGTGGTGGTGGCGGTGGTGCTGGCAGCCAATCGTATTAGCCAGCAACTGGCGGGAGGGACGAAATGA
- a CDS encoding dipeptide ABC transporter ATP-binding protein, whose protein sequence is MSTILAIENLTLSYRQQGEWRPVVHNVSFNLQAGEMVALVGESGSGKTTTAQAIIGLLAENGRRDSGRIVLNGTDISGWSAKRLDSLRGVRISLVPQDPGNSLNPVKTIGEQVGEMLQLHLRISRKERQQRVIELLNRVGLSHPEQRVDQYPHQLSGGMKQRVLIAIALALRPQIIIADEPTSALDVTVQKRILDLLDILRRESGTAVLFVTHDLALAAERADRLLVFRHGEIQEQGDTTRVINAPQHPYTRQLLQDAALDSLALLPPPATALATPAIQLAAINKRFRLGRQQQFQALNAVSVNVPRGTTHALVGESGSGKTTLARILLGFEQADSGRVVIDGIDASGLSNEARRQLRRKIQFVYQNPYASLDPRQTLFAIIEEPLRNFARLTAEQRRQRVTAVAQRVALPLELLTRKARELSGGQRQRVAIARALIVEPAILVLDEATSALDVTVQAQILQLLQQLQRDLGLTYLFITHDLATVRRLAHSVTVLRAGEVVEQSDVVTLFAAPRHPYTRSLIEAIPAFRPLIKESA, encoded by the coding sequence ATGAGCACGATCCTGGCAATTGAAAACCTCACCCTGAGCTATCGCCAGCAAGGCGAATGGCGTCCGGTGGTGCATAACGTCAGTTTTAACCTACAGGCGGGGGAAATGGTGGCGCTGGTGGGTGAATCGGGTTCCGGCAAAACCACCACCGCACAGGCGATCATCGGCCTGCTGGCGGAAAATGGCCGCCGCGACAGTGGCCGCATTGTGCTGAACGGAACTGATATCAGCGGCTGGTCCGCCAAACGGCTGGACAGCCTGCGCGGCGTGCGCATCAGCCTGGTGCCGCAGGATCCCGGCAACTCACTCAATCCGGTGAAAACCATCGGTGAACAGGTGGGTGAAATGCTGCAACTGCACCTGCGTATCAGCCGTAAAGAACGCCAGCAGCGGGTGATTGAGCTATTGAACCGCGTGGGATTGAGCCACCCTGAGCAGCGCGTGGATCAGTACCCGCATCAACTCTCCGGCGGCATGAAACAACGCGTCCTGATCGCCATCGCCCTCGCCCTGCGTCCGCAAATCATCATTGCCGATGAGCCGACCAGCGCACTGGATGTCACGGTGCAAAAACGCATTCTCGATTTGCTCGATATCCTGCGGCGCGAATCCGGCACGGCGGTGTTATTTGTCACGCACGACCTGGCGCTGGCGGCTGAACGCGCTGACCGGCTGCTGGTTTTTCGTCACGGCGAGATCCAGGAACAGGGCGATACCACGCGGGTGATCAATGCCCCACAGCATCCCTACACCCGGCAGCTGTTGCAGGATGCCGCGCTGGATTCACTGGCGCTGTTGCCGCCACCTGCGACAGCGCTTGCTACCCCGGCAATTCAGCTTGCTGCCATCAATAAACGTTTCCGGCTTGGGCGTCAGCAGCAGTTTCAGGCATTAAACGCCGTCAGCGTCAACGTGCCGCGCGGCACCACCCATGCGCTGGTTGGTGAGTCAGGATCGGGCAAAACCACGCTGGCGCGCATTCTGCTGGGATTTGAACAGGCCGACAGTGGCCGCGTGGTGATTGACGGTATCGATGCCAGTGGCCTGAGTAACGAAGCGCGACGTCAGCTGCGGCGTAAAATTCAGTTCGTGTATCAGAACCCCTATGCCTCACTTGATCCACGTCAGACGTTGTTTGCCATCATCGAAGAACCGCTGCGCAATTTTGCCCGCCTGACAGCGGAACAACGTCGCCAGCGTGTTACCGCCGTCGCACAGCGAGTGGCGTTGCCACTGGAGTTACTGACGCGTAAAGCGCGCGAGTTGTCCGGCGGCCAGCGTCAGCGCGTGGCGATTGCCAGGGCGTTAATTGTTGAACCGGCGATTCTGGTACTGGATGAAGCCACCTCGGCACTGGATGTCACCGTGCAGGCGCAAATTCTGCAACTGCTGCAACAGTTGCAGCGCGATCTCGGCCTGACCTATCTGTTTATTACTCACGATCTCGCCACCGTACGGCGACTGGCGCATAGCGTCACGGTGTTGCGCGCCGGGGAAGTGGTGGAGCAGAGTGACGTTGTCACGCTATTTGCTGCCCCCCGTCATCCCTACACCCGGTCATTAATTGAGGCGATTCCCGCTTTCCGTCCGCTGATTAAGGAGTCTGCATGA
- a CDS encoding putative FMN-dependent luciferase-like monooxygenase, producing MTCKRIGFFTRLLDEGSAQLRYRLATEQIQHAERFGFDSAWIAQHHFHEHEGGLPSPLVFLAHIAAHTRTIRLGTGIITLALENALRVAEDAAVLDLLSNGRLEVGFGSGGTATSFLPFGLTIEQRAPFFAEQLHSVLSAWRGDTLAHPDNHLYPAAPTLSQRVWIATFSVEGAARAGQAGHGLMLSRTQPRPVGQEDLPLDALQNPMIDAYLAALPEGIAPRILASRTAFVADSTHYARRLAEPGLQRQADQFQASGHSILGASLDDHIRQFDAHLGDPAAVLASLAQDSVLARATDITFQVHSIDPPHADILRSIELIADHIAPPLRNA from the coding sequence ATGACGTGTAAACGCATTGGTTTTTTCACCCGCCTGCTCGATGAAGGTAGCGCACAGCTGCGCTACCGGCTGGCTACCGAGCAAATCCAGCACGCAGAACGCTTTGGCTTTGATAGCGCATGGATTGCGCAGCACCATTTTCACGAGCATGAAGGTGGCCTGCCATCACCGCTGGTGTTTCTCGCGCATATCGCGGCCCATACCCGCACCATTCGTCTCGGTACCGGCATCATTACCCTGGCACTGGAAAATGCGCTGCGCGTCGCTGAAGACGCCGCGGTGCTGGATTTGCTCAGCAACGGACGCCTTGAGGTCGGTTTTGGTTCCGGCGGCACTGCCACTTCCTTCCTGCCGTTTGGCCTGACCATCGAGCAACGCGCCCCCTTCTTTGCCGAACAACTGCATAGCGTACTGAGCGCCTGGCGTGGCGATACCCTGGCGCATCCGGATAACCATCTTTATCCCGCCGCACCGACGTTATCGCAACGCGTCTGGATCGCGACGTTTTCCGTTGAGGGCGCTGCGCGCGCCGGTCAGGCGGGGCATGGCCTGATGTTATCGCGCACCCAGCCGCGTCCCGTCGGACAAGAAGATTTGCCACTGGATGCGTTGCAGAACCCGATGATCGACGCCTATCTGGCTGCGCTGCCGGAAGGGATTGCGCCGCGTATTCTCGCCTCACGCACCGCCTTCGTCGCAGACTCCACCCACTATGCGCGTCGCCTCGCCGAACCGGGCCTGCAGCGCCAGGCTGACCAGTTCCAGGCCAGCGGGCACAGCATCCTGGGCGCGTCACTGGATGATCATATCCGTCAGTTTGACGCCCATCTCGGCGATCCCGCCGCGGTGCTGGCCTCGCTGGCGCAGGATAGCGTGCTGGCACGTGCCACCGATATCACCTTCCAGGTGCATTCGATTGATCCTCCCCATGCCGATATTTTGCGTTCGATTGAACTGATTGCCGACCACATCGCGCCACCGCTGCGCAACGCATAA